A genomic region of Trifolium pratense cultivar HEN17-A07 linkage group LG3, ARS_RC_1.1, whole genome shotgun sequence contains the following coding sequences:
- the LOC123916811 gene encoding aspartic proteinase PCS1-like — protein sequence MFLFFFLFLFFFINPSQQTTSLSLSFPLTSLSLTTNTTSKMLYTSQLFSSSSSRKPNNSTLNKTTVPSYNYKFSFKYSMALIVNLPIGTPPQTQQMVLDTGSQLSWIQCQKKQPPTASFNPSLSSTFSNLPCTHPLCKPRIPDFTLPTSCDQNRLCHYSYFYADGTYAEGNLVREKFTFSRSVSTPPLILGCATESTDPRGILGMNLGRLSFAHQSRITKFSYCVPTRQTQTQTRPGLSPTGSFYLGNNPNSKWFKYIGMVNFSPRQRMPNLDPLAYTIPMQGIRIAGKKLNISPAVFRADAGGSGQTMIDSGSEFSYFVGEAYDKVREVVVKAVGPRIKNGYVYGGVADMCFDSKNAIEIGRLIGEMVFEFEKGVEIVIPKERVLADVGGGVHCVGIGSSDKLGAASNIIGNFHQQNLWVEFDLVNRRVGFGKDDCSRLGK from the coding sequence atgtttctgtttttcttcctctttcttttcttcttcatcaaccCTTCTCAACAAACAACTTCACTCTCACTCTCTTTCCCTTTAACATCACTCTCTCTTACAACAAACACAACCTCAAAAATGCTATACAcatctcaactattttcatcttcatcttcaagaAAACCCAACAACAGCACACTAAACAAAACAACAGTACCTTCTTATAACTACAAATTTTCATTCAAATATTCGATGGCTCTCATCGTTAATCTTCCCATTGGAACACCACCTCAAACTCAACAAATGGTGTTGGACACAGGTAGCCAACTTTCATGGATTCAGTGTCAAAAAAAACAACCTCCAACGGCGTCGTTTAATCCTTCTCTCTCTTCAACTTTCTCTAATTTACCTTGCACTCACCCTCTTTGTAAACCACGAATTCCCGATTTTACCCTCCCAACTTCTTGTGACCAAAACCGTCTCTGCCATTACTCCTACTTTTACGCTGACGGTACTTACGCTGAGGGTAATCTCGTCAGAGAAAAATTCACATTTTCTCGTTCCGTTTCTACCCCTCCTTTAATTCTCGGTTGCGCTACAGAATCTACTGACCCCAGGGGTATTTTAGGAATGAATCTCGGAAGGTTATCCTTCGCTCATCAATCAAGAATTACTAAATTCTCCTACTGTGTACCCACTCGTCAAACTCAAACACAAACCCGACCCGGTTTATCTCCTACCGGATCTTTTTACCTCGGTAACAACCCGAATTCGAAATGGTTCAAGTACATTGGAATGGTGAATTTTTCTCCACGTCAACGCATGCCGAATCTTGACCCATTAGCTTATACTATCCCTATGCAAGGGATCAGAATTGCTGGGAAGAAACTAAACATCTCGCCGGCAGTTTTTCGTGCGGATGCTGGTGGGTCGGGTCAAACCATGATTGACTCCGGATCCGAGTTCAGTTATTTTGTTGGTGAAGCTTACGATAAAGTGCGGGAAGTAGTGGTTAAAGCTGTGGGGCCGAGAATTAAGAATGGTTACGTGTACGGTGGAGTAGCTGACATGTGTTTCGATAGTAAAAATGCTATTGAAATCGGACGGTTGATAGGTGAGATGGTTTTTGAATTTGAGAAAGGGGTGGAAATTGTGATTCCAAAGGAAAGAGTACTTGCTGACGTGGGTGGTGGGGTCCACTGTGTTGGAATTGGAAGTTCAGATAAATTAGGTGCGGCGAGTAATATTATTGGgaattttcatcaacaaaatcTATGGGTGGAATTTGATCTGGTGAATCGTAGGGTGGGATTTGGTAAGGATGATTGTAGCAGATTAGGGAAGTGA
- the LOC123913524 gene encoding 46 kDa FK506-binding nuclear protein-like — protein MAKIDESLDVDSNEVSSTDSHTSDDEDSSYSVSGGHDRSDDGDDTGDHHDDDDDDDDDHDFGDEASIGERADKKRKKSCNAESSVQDINSELPVDVGESSVRQKKKKCAEQPKDLCESRVAPKKKKCSELPKDRCESIVQKKNKCSVQLKERGANVSTPTHIDVTSATGQFTPMYGFQHMIPMLHPVMQQMHVPSGQHVPPAQHVTSVPHVPPIYQMYGMNVGANSTSCYGLLQQVMKSADGQQ, from the exons ATGGCAAAAATTGATGAATCTCTAGATGTTGATTCGAATGAAGTTAGTTCAACCGATAGTCATACATCTGATGATGAGGATTCCAGCTATTCGGTGTCCGGTGGGCATGATAGGTCAGATGATGGCGATGATACTGGTGACcaccatgatgatgatgatgatgatgatgatgaccaTGATTTTGGTGATGAAGCATCTATAGGTGAAAGAGCG gacaaaaagagaaaaaaaagttgcaACGCTGAAAGTAGTGTGCAAGACATAAATTCAGAGCTACCGGTTGACGTTGGTGAAAGTAGTGTGCgacagaaaaagaagaaatgtgCAGAGCAACCGAAAGACCTTTGCGAAAGTAGAGTGGcaccaaaaaagaagaaatgttcAGAGCTACCGAAAGATCGTTGTGAAAGTATTgtgcaaaagaaaaataaatgttcgGTGCAACTGAAAGAGCGTGGCGCTAATGTGTCAACACCAACACATATTGATGTTACTAGTGCGACCGGGCAATTCACTCCGATGTATGGATTTCAACATATGATTCCTATGTTACATCCGGTTATGCAACAGATGCACGTACCATCTGGACAACATGTTCCACCTGCACAACATGTAACTTCTGTACCACATGTACCACCTATATACCAAATGTATGGAATGAATGTTGGTGCAAATTCAACTTCGTGTTATGGTCTGTTACAACAGGTGATGAAATCTGCTGATGGACAACAATga
- the LOC123912709 gene encoding uncharacterized protein LOC123912709 → MSREKLAGLSLEDILANQKRANPVQPPSQPPPPKSRTLIDIIKEDETNKKDRRSWKAFKDKLRLKRAGSAWTSSIHIPTSDIPIQNPNSRTFSQFGRRDSVRVQSLQDSDMSAQAMTHQVEDLDPSNESNAPVSKPQFTRKSSTRLTGDSPESLVGGRNLRTLSRTNSSSVSSEPFRRERVVTFRDSFDDDEPGDDSLETSSRGLSAREAVAAQEAAEAAAEEEEAEAGPPTMSLMDLLGETDRELGLEGSRYILSDEDEDDDYYDDDEEDEDGESALEQTCCICMVKHKGAALAACGHSFCRMCSRELMVAKGNCPLCNNFILEILDIF, encoded by the exons ATGTCGCGCGAGAAGCTAGCCGGCTTATCTCTCGAGGACATCTTAGCCAATCAAAAAAGAGCCAACCCTGTACAACCGCCAAGCCAACCACCACCTCCTAAAAGCCGAACCCTCATAGACATCATCAAAGAAGACGAAACCAACAAAAAGGATCGCAG ATCCTGGAAAGCCTTCAAGGATAAGCTTCGGCTCAAGCGCGCTGGCTCTGCTTGGACATCATCAATTCACATTCCAACATCAGATATTCCAATCCAAAATCCAAACAGCAGAACCTTTTCCCAATTCGGTCGTCGTGACTCAGTTCGAGTGCAAAGTCTCCAGGACTCGGACATGTCAGCTCAGGCCATGACTCACCAAGTGGAAGACCTTGATCCGTCAAATGAATCCAATGCTCCAGTTTCTAAACCACAATTCACTCGCAAGAGCTCAACCCGTTTAACAGGAGATTCCCCCGAGAGTTTGGTCGGTGGAAGAAATCTTCGAACACTCTCACGCACGAATTCCTCCAGTGTATCATCAGAGCCATTTCGAAGAGAGCGTGTGGTGACTTTTCGAGATAGCTTTGACGATGATGAGCCTGGTGATGATAGCCTGGAGACAAGCAGCAGAGGGTTATCAGCGAGGGAGGCGGTGGCGGCACAGGAGGCGGCAGAAGCTGCGGCAGAGGAGGAGGAGGCTGAAGCGGGACCTCCAACAATGTCGTTGATGGATTTGTTAGGGGAGACCGATAGAGAATTGGGGTTGGAAGGGTCGAGGTATATATTgagtgatgaagatgaagatgatgattattatgatgatgatgaagaagatgaagatggagaAAGTGCTTTGGAACAAACTTGTTgtatttgtatggtgaagcataagGGTGCTGCATTGGCAGCTTGTGGTCATAGTTTCTGTAGGATGTGTTCAAGGGAGCTTATGGTTGCTAAGGGAAATTGTCCACTTTGtaataatttcattttagaGATTCTtgacattttttga